The following are encoded together in the Primulina tabacum isolate GXHZ01 chromosome 18, ASM2559414v2, whole genome shotgun sequence genome:
- the LOC142533691 gene encoding patatin-like protein 6 isoform X5, protein MACIGVDNVKSYSFGLQEPSIDADKLSYEIFSILESNFLFGCDDQNILVPKQLTEQQQQLGNDVVLKEEDGFQAMKNQRWKTCILSIDGGGMQNILSGKALSFLETALKSKSGNPNARIADYFDVAAGAGVGGFFTAMLFATNDQNHPIFHADDTWKFLESESEKTCHPAKTRNNKGNILKRFFRKTGGADFSATGLEKAIKEAFKDEKTGRSLTLKNTLKPVLIPCYDLASMAPFLFSRADALESDRFDFNLWEVCMATAAEPGFFGPVCITSVDGSTRCFSVDGGLAMNNPTAAAITHVLHNKQEFPFVKGVEDILVLSLGAGGQVLGGSFDYEEVKKWKSKDWARPSARISADGSAEFVDQAVALAFGDSRSSNYVRIQFGGFGEIRQAEGWTKVDILGACNLFQCPRYGEERALE, encoded by the exons ATGGCGTGTATTGGTGTTGATAATGTTAAAAGTTATTCGTTTGGATTGCAAGAACCCAGTATTGATGCGGATAAATTGAGCTACGAGATTTTCTCGATACTGGAATCCAATTTTTTATTTGGCTGTGATGATCAGAACATATTGGTTCCGAAGCAGCTGACagagcagcagcagcagctcgGAAACGATGTCGTGCTTAAAGAAGAAGATGGCTTTCAGGCAATGAAAAACCAGAGGTGGAAGACATGCATCCTCAGCATAGATGGCGGTGGGATGCAGAACATTCTATCGGGTAAAGCGCTGTCGTTTTTGGAGACTGCCTTGAAAAGTAAGTCTGGCAATCCAAACGCCAGAATAGCTGATTATTTCGACGTTGCCGCCGGGGCCGGTGTAGGTGGTTTTTTCACGGCGATGCTTTTCGCCACCAACGATCAGAACCACCCGATCTTCCACGCCGATGACACGTGGAAGTTTCTGGAATCGGAGAGTGAAAAAACCTGCCACCCCGCAAAAACACGTAATAACAAGGGCAATATACTCAAGCGATTTTTCAGGAAAACCGGCGGCGCTGATTTTTCGGCCACGGGTTTAGAGAAGGCGATAAAGGAAGCTTTCAAGGATGAGAAAACCGGGCGCAGCTTAACGTTGAAAAATACTTTGAAACCGGTTTTGATACCTTGCTACGACCTTGCCAGTATGGCGCCGTTTCTATTCTCCCGAGCAGATGCTCTCGAATCAGACAGATTCGATTTCAACCTCTGGGAGGTATGTATGGCCACAGCAGCAGAACCCGGGTTTTTCGGCCCGGTTTGCATTACGTCGGTTGATGGGTCGACACGTTGCTTTAGTGTGGACGGAGGGTTGGCGATGAACAATCCAACGGCGGCGGCTATTACCCACGTGCTGCATAACAAACAGGAGTTCCCTTTTGTGAAAGGGGTTGAGGATATTTTGGTACTTTCACTCGGAGCGGGCGGCCAGGTTCTCGGAGGCAGCTTTGACTATGAGGAGGTCAAGAAATGGAAGTCTAAAGATTGGGCTCGGCCGTCGGCTAGGATTTCGGCCGATGGCTCAGCTGAGTTTGTTGACCAAGCCGTAGCTTTGGCTTTCGGTGACAGCCGTAGCAGCAATTACGTCCGCATTCAG TTTGGAGGTTTTGGTGAGATTAGACAGGCTGAGGGGTGGACTAAGGTAGACATTTTGGGAGCATGCAATTTATTTCAGTGTCCTCGTTATGGAGAGGAACGTGCACTTGAGTGA
- the LOC142533691 gene encoding patatin-like protein 6 isoform X6 gives MACIGVDNVKSYSFGLQEPSIDADKLSYEIFSILESNFLFGCDDQNILVPKQLTEQQQQLGNDVVLKEEDGFQAMKNQRWKTCILSIDGGGMQNILSGKALSFLETALKSKSGNPNARIADYFDVAAGAGVGGFFTAMLFATNDQNHPIFHADDTWKFLESESEKTCHPAKTRNNKGNILKRFFRKTGGADFSATGLEKAIKEAFKDEKTGRSLTLKNTLKPVLIPCYDLASMAPFLFSRADALESDRFDFNLWEVCMATAAEPGFFGPVCITSVDGSTRCFSVDGGLAMNNPTAAAITHVLHNKQEFPFVKGVEDILVLSLGAGGQVLGGSFDYEEVKKWKSKDWARPSARISADGSAEFVDQAVALAFGDSRSSNYVRIQLVTCLAGWC, from the coding sequence ATGGCGTGTATTGGTGTTGATAATGTTAAAAGTTATTCGTTTGGATTGCAAGAACCCAGTATTGATGCGGATAAATTGAGCTACGAGATTTTCTCGATACTGGAATCCAATTTTTTATTTGGCTGTGATGATCAGAACATATTGGTTCCGAAGCAGCTGACagagcagcagcagcagctcgGAAACGATGTCGTGCTTAAAGAAGAAGATGGCTTTCAGGCAATGAAAAACCAGAGGTGGAAGACATGCATCCTCAGCATAGATGGCGGTGGGATGCAGAACATTCTATCGGGTAAAGCGCTGTCGTTTTTGGAGACTGCCTTGAAAAGTAAGTCTGGCAATCCAAACGCCAGAATAGCTGATTATTTCGACGTTGCCGCCGGGGCCGGTGTAGGTGGTTTTTTCACGGCGATGCTTTTCGCCACCAACGATCAGAACCACCCGATCTTCCACGCCGATGACACGTGGAAGTTTCTGGAATCGGAGAGTGAAAAAACCTGCCACCCCGCAAAAACACGTAATAACAAGGGCAATATACTCAAGCGATTTTTCAGGAAAACCGGCGGCGCTGATTTTTCGGCCACGGGTTTAGAGAAGGCGATAAAGGAAGCTTTCAAGGATGAGAAAACCGGGCGCAGCTTAACGTTGAAAAATACTTTGAAACCGGTTTTGATACCTTGCTACGACCTTGCCAGTATGGCGCCGTTTCTATTCTCCCGAGCAGATGCTCTCGAATCAGACAGATTCGATTTCAACCTCTGGGAGGTATGTATGGCCACAGCAGCAGAACCCGGGTTTTTCGGCCCGGTTTGCATTACGTCGGTTGATGGGTCGACACGTTGCTTTAGTGTGGACGGAGGGTTGGCGATGAACAATCCAACGGCGGCGGCTATTACCCACGTGCTGCATAACAAACAGGAGTTCCCTTTTGTGAAAGGGGTTGAGGATATTTTGGTACTTTCACTCGGAGCGGGCGGCCAGGTTCTCGGAGGCAGCTTTGACTATGAGGAGGTCAAGAAATGGAAGTCTAAAGATTGGGCTCGGCCGTCGGCTAGGATTTCGGCCGATGGCTCAGCTGAGTTTGTTGACCAAGCCGTAGCTTTGGCTTTCGGTGACAGCCGTAGCAGCAATTACGTCCGCATTCAG